In Aliamphritea ceti, a single window of DNA contains:
- a CDS encoding DUF4856 domain-containing protein, whose translation MKLKSLALAVTFATFGILVSQATLADSHKVYADFPITVKDYNGDKKSSVSYSGQIARHALHNSLKKLTGKGNGSANPELEAQMLAYFSGKDAGRAIIDPASKEGFKVKQTQVDKLSKKKNLAGKTYKGAVNGWPGNMTGPEVIEFMIKKAAATNKGFDPLTGLDYTQLISKFAMGAVFYNQAVDNYLDEKLEADTKPNGKAYKEGTPYTGKEHVWDEAFGYFGVPAHVLSMDAKTAYAIAKGKKDAFKAADANNDGMIDLKSEMTFAHGYYAANADKGGKSDYLHTITEAFIDGRQLITSAKGENLTAEQREELKGYAKTIKTNWEKVIAEAAFKYAGSVYKDAIALQAAVESNADIEKLYRKYAKHWGELKGFTMALQTGGKDLGETAVQLNRMIGFSPVLLGNTQVTSIDAKGNYQQSNSVTLNEYALNMLQVQQLLKDKFSLVANSNDQLANLSDLAEKLGSADSAEND comes from the coding sequence GTGAAACTTAAATCCCTCGCATTAGCAGTAACTTTCGCCACCTTTGGCATCTTGGTCTCTCAGGCAACTCTGGCTGATAGCCATAAAGTTTATGCGGACTTCCCTATTACCGTTAAAGACTACAACGGCGACAAGAAAAGCTCTGTTTCCTACAGCGGTCAGATCGCACGTCACGCATTGCATAACTCGCTGAAAAAACTGACAGGTAAAGGAAACGGTTCTGCTAATCCGGAGCTGGAAGCTCAGATGCTGGCTTACTTCTCAGGTAAAGACGCAGGCCGTGCAATCATAGACCCAGCGTCGAAAGAAGGCTTTAAAGTTAAGCAAACTCAGGTTGATAAACTTTCTAAAAAGAAAAACCTGGCCGGTAAAACTTACAAAGGCGCTGTTAACGGCTGGCCTGGCAACATGACCGGTCCTGAAGTTATTGAATTCATGATCAAGAAAGCTGCTGCTACCAACAAAGGCTTCGATCCACTAACAGGTCTGGATTACACCCAACTGATCTCTAAATTTGCAATGGGCGCTGTCTTCTATAACCAGGCGGTAGATAACTATCTGGACGAAAAACTAGAAGCCGATACCAAACCAAACGGCAAGGCTTACAAAGAAGGCACCCCTTACACAGGTAAAGAACACGTTTGGGATGAAGCTTTCGGCTATTTCGGTGTACCTGCACATGTTCTGAGCATGGACGCAAAAACCGCTTACGCTATTGCTAAAGGTAAGAAAGACGCATTTAAAGCCGCAGATGCCAACAACGATGGCATGATCGACCTGAAGAGCGAAATGACCTTTGCACACGGTTACTATGCCGCTAACGCAGACAAAGGCGGTAAGTCTGATTATCTGCACACAATCACTGAAGCATTCATTGATGGCCGCCAGCTAATCACTTCTGCAAAGGGTGAAAACCTGACTGCAGAACAACGCGAAGAGCTGAAAGGTTACGCTAAAACCATCAAAACTAACTGGGAAAAAGTAATTGCGGAAGCAGCATTTAAATATGCAGGTTCAGTGTATAAAGACGCTATCGCTCTGCAGGCTGCCGTTGAAAGCAATGCTGATATCGAAAAACTGTACCGTAAATACGCTAAGCACTGGGGTGAGCTGAAAGGTTTCACTATGGCACTGCAAACCGGCGGCAAGGATCTGGGCGAAACGGCTGTACAGTTAAATCGTATGATCGGCTTCAGCCCGGTACTGCTGGGTAATACTCAGGTAACCAGCATTGATGCTAAGGGTAACTACCAGCAGTCTAACTCTGTTACGCTGAACGAGTACGCCCTGAACATGCTGCAAGTACAGCAGTTACTGAAAGATAAATTCAGCCTGGTTGCTAACAGTAATGATCAGTT
- a CDS encoding 16S rRNA (uracil(1498)-N(3))-methyltransferase — MNLILLTEADFDTDNIATLSDRRFQHIHTVHKAQVGDTLKVGKLNGELGIAEVTAISGISVTLRTNCTQSPPDALPLTIVLALPRPKMLKRTLQSITSMGVKQIYLINAYKVDKSYWSSPVLDAESLQEQLMLGLEQCIDTQLPEIHLRKRFKPFVEDELPAIAAHTRALVAHPYNAASCPCAENTPTTLAVGPEGGFIQYEVDKLNEAGLTPMHIGPRILRVENAVPVLLARLFPI; from the coding sequence ATGAACCTGATACTCTTAACTGAAGCCGACTTCGATACCGATAACATTGCGACGCTCTCAGACCGCCGCTTTCAGCACATTCATACTGTTCACAAGGCTCAGGTCGGAGACACCCTAAAAGTTGGCAAACTCAATGGAGAGTTAGGCATTGCGGAAGTTACCGCTATTTCAGGCATATCCGTTACACTCAGGACAAATTGCACACAATCCCCTCCCGACGCGCTCCCTCTGACCATAGTGTTGGCGTTACCACGCCCCAAAATGCTGAAACGAACCCTACAAAGCATCACCAGCATGGGTGTAAAACAGATTTATCTGATCAATGCCTACAAAGTAGACAAAAGCTATTGGTCCTCCCCTGTACTTGATGCTGAAAGCCTCCAGGAACAATTAATGCTGGGGCTGGAACAGTGTATTGATACCCAACTACCTGAAATTCATTTGCGTAAACGCTTCAAACCTTTCGTTGAAGATGAGCTTCCAGCCATTGCAGCTCACACCCGGGCACTTGTCGCACATCCTTACAATGCAGCTTCCTGTCCTTGTGCAGAAAACACTCCAACGACTCTGGCTGTTGGTCCTGAAGGTGGTTTCATTCAGTATGAAGTAGATAAACTCAATGAAGCAGGGCTTACTCCTATGCATATCGGCCCACGTATTTTGCGAGTAGAGAACGCTGTCCCCGTACTTCTCGCCAGATTATTTCCAATCTGA
- a CDS encoding MATE family efflux transporter, which produces MRANLLTGNITGTLVKMTVPMVFGIVSLMLFNLVDSYFVSQLGTDELAALGFTFPVSFAVISLSIGLSVGTSATLAKLIGAGEHQQAKQLTTDNLLLTSILMLLVSSIATQFIDPLFRLLGANSTLLPFIDAYMSVWFVGAVFYVIIMVSNSSLRAYGDTTTPGVIMAFSAILNGILDPLFIFGWGPVPAFGIEGAAIASLLAWGITASLALFNLLLRKRLLLLTIVSWSSCVGHWLMVMRIGFPAALSNMMTPLAAAIMTAVVAEHGAEAVAAFGVGSRLESLALIVNLALSMTLPPFLSQNFGRGSIDRVAKAYRGAMKFALLWQAVVYLILWMFGSGIGGLFSDKPEVVDLIGLWIMIVPIGFGFQAVTFLSASSFNALHQPFKAMRISIFRLFILYVPLGCAGNYLLGLEGMFYGFVIANMLTACLAFFWVRKHLSGLHTSQLPDSP; this is translated from the coding sequence GTGCGTGCAAATCTTCTAACAGGCAATATTACCGGCACTTTGGTCAAAATGACTGTGCCTATGGTGTTTGGCATTGTCAGTCTGATGCTTTTTAATTTAGTTGATAGCTATTTTGTCAGTCAGTTAGGGACAGATGAGCTTGCCGCACTGGGTTTTACTTTTCCTGTTTCGTTTGCCGTTATAAGTCTGTCTATTGGTTTAAGTGTCGGTACATCAGCGACTTTAGCGAAATTAATAGGTGCGGGTGAGCATCAGCAGGCAAAGCAGCTAACAACGGATAACTTGCTGCTAACATCTATTCTGATGTTGCTCGTCAGCAGTATCGCTACTCAGTTTATTGATCCTTTATTCCGATTATTAGGTGCCAATTCTACATTGCTGCCTTTTATTGATGCGTATATGTCTGTCTGGTTTGTTGGTGCCGTTTTTTACGTCATTATAATGGTGTCGAACAGTTCCTTGCGTGCTTATGGCGACACTACAACGCCTGGCGTCATAATGGCATTCTCGGCCATTCTTAATGGTATTCTTGATCCGCTGTTTATTTTTGGTTGGGGTCCGGTGCCTGCGTTTGGCATTGAAGGTGCAGCGATCGCAAGCCTGCTCGCCTGGGGAATTACGGCAAGCCTGGCATTATTTAACCTGTTATTACGTAAACGTTTATTACTACTGACAATCGTCTCCTGGTCGAGTTGTGTTGGTCATTGGTTAATGGTGATGCGCATAGGCTTTCCTGCTGCACTATCCAATATGATGACGCCGTTAGCCGCCGCCATTATGACTGCAGTGGTTGCTGAACATGGTGCGGAAGCTGTTGCCGCTTTCGGTGTTGGTAGTCGGCTGGAGTCTCTGGCGCTGATTGTCAATCTGGCTTTATCCATGACGTTGCCACCATTTTTGAGTCAGAATTTTGGGCGGGGCAGTATTGACCGTGTCGCAAAAGCTTATCGGGGAGCGATGAAGTTTGCTCTGCTCTGGCAAGCTGTTGTTTACCTGATTTTGTGGATGTTTGGCAGCGGAATTGGTGGGTTATTCAGCGATAAACCAGAGGTGGTAGATCTGATTGGTCTCTGGATTATGATTGTGCCAATAGGCTTTGGTTTTCAGGCGGTTACCTTCCTCAGCGCGTCCAGTTTTAATGCTCTGCATCAGCCGTTTAAAGCGATGCGTATCAGTATATTCAGACTCTTTATTCTCTATGTACCTTTAGGCTGTGCTGGTAATTATCTACTGGGGCTTGAAGGTATGTTTTATGGTTTTGTAATTGCCAATATGCTGACGGCATGTCTGGCATTTTTCTGGGTTCGCAAACATCTATCCGGATTGCATACCAGCCAGTTGCCTGACTCACCCTAA
- the phbB gene encoding acetoacetyl-CoA reductase has product MTQKIALVTGGTGGIGTAICRALADAGVKVVAGYNSGGNHDKARAWQDEQKKDGYDILVAYGDVTNEESCAACIKTVEEVAGGSVDILVNNAGITRDGTFRKMSWEQWNQVLSANLDSMFHMTRLVINPMLESGWGRVINISSVNAQKGQFGQCNYSAAKAGIHGFTKALAQEVAAKGVTVNTVSPGYVLTPMVAKIPQEVLDKIVKQIPVGRLGQPEEIGKAVTYLSSDDCGYVTGSDFSINGGQHMS; this is encoded by the coding sequence ATGACACAAAAAATTGCGCTGGTTACAGGTGGTACAGGCGGTATTGGTACAGCTATTTGTCGTGCGCTTGCGGATGCAGGTGTGAAGGTGGTTGCAGGTTATAATTCCGGCGGTAATCACGATAAAGCCAGGGCTTGGCAAGACGAACAAAAGAAAGACGGTTATGACATTCTGGTTGCTTATGGTGATGTCACAAATGAAGAGTCATGTGCGGCTTGTATTAAAACCGTAGAAGAAGTTGCCGGAGGCAGTGTTGATATTCTGGTCAACAATGCAGGTATTACCCGTGACGGTACTTTCCGTAAAATGAGCTGGGAACAGTGGAATCAGGTGTTATCTGCTAACCTGGACAGTATGTTCCATATGACGCGTCTGGTGATTAACCCAATGCTGGAAAGCGGTTGGGGCAGGGTGATTAATATTTCATCCGTAAACGCGCAGAAAGGTCAGTTCGGTCAGTGTAACTATTCAGCTGCAAAAGCTGGTATTCACGGTTTTACTAAGGCTTTGGCACAAGAAGTAGCAGCGAAAGGTGTTACCGTTAATACAGTGTCACCCGGGTATGTACTGACACCTATGGTTGCTAAAATTCCGCAGGAAGTTCTGGATAAAATTGTTAAACAGATTCCTGTTGGACGTTTGGGACAACCCGAAGAAATTGGTAAGGCGGTTACTTATCTGTCCAGTGATGACTGTGGTTATGTGACAGGTTCGGATTTCTCTATCAACGGCGGTCAGCATATGTCTTAA
- a CDS encoding DUF349 domain-containing protein, with amino-acid sequence MFAKFFKPKWQHTKADVRIRAITKLEASNSDQHQILTQLALQDQNPAVRSAAVIKLEEPELLCRISNIDTDHQVRHLAADRACRVIINTDNCDQQQSINSIQQLQDDNILTHIALHIDDSVVQQVAIEKISDQTCLGTIILKAGHSQTRQAAAEKLHEAEIIEQLCKEIRSKDKTVHRIIRNKLRDIREQQKTHEKLLQQLHELTSALQQLFNTGIYPQFEARLNAYQQNAEKLLSEADSNNAIKAPLEDALKACQQLFSEEQQKLAAEQRLQVEKEQRQQLRNTLLKQFDDYLQHIQSQLSADMTDTSEYRTKLTGLKDTQQSMAATDPEFSQINSQLDQVSKHTLTLLDASDRFNTHYSEINTTLQDETADSTVLKQCLQLINWPANEPAPAPLQLLQQRLDTLKQAKQQHRAERQQAQQLDLQQAEVCLDELEQALSEGNSKNAYRLDKRAAELLNELPQSSLKNCRNRYANLQKQLQQLKDWQGFAVTPKKESICEQMEALIGSTTDAPILADHIRTLQQEWKDLDATDPYHSHELWKRFKKASDQAYEPCSQHYAELKQQRVQNLQQRLLLCEQLEMLVANTDWEQPDWNEVEQISRTAKQEWRQYTPVDRTPGREAQSRFNGTLKLLDGKIKTYREENADAKQALVDQAKQLSLQAEQATAEGHLELLNGLLRQIKQLQQQWRQTGNSFHSVERKLWPAFRLTCNKVYELEKSNRKAIQSQQTEQEKIEQLCLILEDLQTAPASPAHINNLLEQANILSQQDDISETLQQRLHAAKGYLQKQQAELEKLIQSETFQAWQRKVNLCEQLEEKLLAAELDDNSLEQLKSAWQLGLEPETPFYELLQQRFTTGCSIHNGTQEFDPVIFASDTALRQLCIQLEIAFNLSSPEEDQALRLEYQMQRLQQALEEKHSTTSLTDLKRLEMEWLCQPFARHQETLYQRFYGIL; translated from the coding sequence ATGTTTGCGAAGTTCTTTAAGCCTAAATGGCAACACACTAAAGCTGATGTCCGTATTCGTGCGATCACCAAATTAGAGGCGAGTAACTCGGACCAGCATCAGATCCTTACACAGCTGGCACTTCAGGATCAGAATCCTGCCGTGCGCAGTGCCGCTGTTATAAAACTGGAAGAACCTGAGCTGCTGTGCCGGATCTCAAATATTGATACCGACCATCAGGTTCGTCATCTGGCTGCAGATCGTGCATGCCGCGTCATTATCAATACAGATAACTGCGATCAACAGCAAAGCATCAATAGCATTCAGCAATTACAGGATGACAACATCCTGACACATATTGCACTGCACATAGATGACTCTGTTGTTCAGCAGGTAGCCATCGAAAAAATCAGCGATCAAACCTGCCTTGGAACGATCATTCTGAAAGCAGGCCACTCACAAACCCGCCAGGCTGCTGCTGAAAAATTGCACGAAGCAGAAATCATTGAACAGCTTTGTAAAGAAATCCGCAGCAAAGATAAAACCGTACACCGTATTATCCGTAATAAATTACGGGATATTCGCGAACAGCAAAAAACTCATGAGAAACTGTTACAGCAGCTGCACGAACTAACCTCAGCACTGCAACAACTCTTCAATACCGGCATCTACCCTCAGTTTGAAGCCAGACTGAATGCTTATCAGCAAAATGCAGAAAAACTGCTATCAGAAGCAGACTCCAACAATGCTATAAAAGCACCGCTGGAAGATGCACTAAAGGCCTGCCAGCAACTATTTTCTGAAGAACAGCAAAAACTGGCCGCAGAGCAACGTCTACAGGTAGAAAAAGAGCAGCGCCAACAGCTAAGAAATACTCTTCTCAAACAGTTTGATGATTATCTGCAGCACATTCAGTCACAATTATCTGCTGATATGACAGATACCAGTGAATACAGAACCAAGCTAACAGGATTAAAAGACACTCAGCAGTCAATGGCAGCAACTGACCCTGAGTTCTCTCAGATAAACTCTCAGTTAGATCAGGTCAGTAAACATACGCTAACACTGCTTGATGCTAGCGACAGGTTTAATACTCACTACAGTGAGATAAACACAACACTGCAAGATGAAACCGCTGACAGCACAGTGTTGAAACAATGCCTTCAGTTAATTAACTGGCCAGCTAACGAGCCCGCTCCTGCCCCTCTTCAGCTACTGCAACAACGCCTCGATACGCTCAAACAAGCTAAGCAACAACATCGTGCTGAACGCCAGCAAGCTCAGCAGCTGGATCTTCAGCAGGCAGAGGTTTGCCTCGACGAGTTAGAACAGGCCCTCAGCGAAGGTAACAGTAAGAATGCTTACCGCCTAGATAAGCGCGCTGCAGAGTTACTTAATGAATTACCGCAGAGCAGCCTGAAGAATTGCCGTAACCGCTATGCAAACCTGCAAAAACAGCTTCAACAGCTGAAAGACTGGCAGGGCTTTGCAGTTACACCAAAAAAAGAATCCATATGTGAGCAAATGGAAGCGCTGATTGGCAGCACAACAGATGCACCAATTCTTGCCGACCATATACGTACATTACAGCAAGAATGGAAAGACCTGGATGCCACTGACCCTTACCACAGCCATGAACTGTGGAAACGCTTCAAGAAAGCATCGGATCAGGCGTACGAGCCATGCAGCCAACACTATGCTGAACTCAAACAGCAACGCGTACAAAATCTACAACAACGGCTGCTACTCTGCGAACAGCTGGAAATGCTGGTAGCAAATACAGACTGGGAGCAACCTGACTGGAATGAAGTAGAACAGATTAGCCGCACGGCAAAACAGGAATGGCGCCAATATACACCGGTAGACCGTACACCTGGCCGTGAAGCTCAAAGCCGTTTCAACGGTACGCTAAAACTTCTTGATGGCAAGATTAAAACGTACCGGGAAGAGAATGCTGATGCCAAGCAAGCACTGGTTGATCAGGCTAAACAGTTAAGTTTGCAAGCCGAACAGGCCACCGCAGAAGGGCATCTTGAATTACTTAATGGGTTGCTGCGCCAAATTAAACAGTTACAACAACAGTGGCGCCAGACAGGTAACAGCTTCCACAGTGTTGAACGTAAACTCTGGCCTGCTTTTCGTCTAACCTGCAACAAAGTATATGAGCTTGAGAAAAGTAATCGCAAAGCGATTCAGTCACAGCAAACTGAGCAGGAAAAAATCGAACAGTTATGCCTGATATTAGAAGACCTGCAGACAGCTCCGGCGTCACCGGCACATATCAACAATCTGCTTGAGCAGGCCAACATACTTAGTCAGCAGGACGACATTTCTGAAACTCTGCAACAACGGCTGCATGCAGCAAAAGGCTATTTACAGAAGCAGCAAGCTGAGCTGGAAAAACTCATTCAAAGTGAAACCTTCCAGGCTTGGCAACGGAAAGTTAACCTTTGCGAACAACTAGAAGAAAAGTTACTGGCAGCAGAATTAGATGACAACAGCCTTGAGCAACTGAAAAGCGCATGGCAGCTGGGATTAGAACCGGAAACACCGTTTTACGAGTTACTCCAGCAGCGCTTTACAACAGGATGTAGCATTCATAACGGCACTCAGGAATTTGATCCGGTTATATTTGCTTCAGACACAGCACTGCGCCAACTCTGTATCCAATTGGAAATTGCTTTTAATCTAAGCTCTCCGGAAGAAGATCAGGCATTACGCCTGGAGTATCAAATGCAAAGGCTGCAACAGGCACTGGAAGAAAAGCACAGCACTACCAGCCTGACAGACTTGAAGCGCCTGGAAATGGAATGGCTTTGCCAGCCATTTGCCCGTCACCAGGAAACGCTTTATCAACGCTTCTACGGCATATTGTAA
- a CDS encoding YchJ family protein — translation MLHDAKDTTKQCPCGSGKPFNFCCEPAINGNKPATTAEALMRSRYTAFALGSVDYLIATTAAENRQPEDAPIIAEQMRMTTWTGLKIISSHNGGREDNIGTVEFIAYFDSEGQSAALQERSRFRQEQNRWYYIDGDVEIRRS, via the coding sequence ATGCTGCATGACGCCAAAGATACCACAAAGCAATGCCCGTGCGGCTCAGGAAAACCATTCAATTTTTGTTGCGAACCCGCCATTAACGGTAACAAACCGGCAACAACTGCCGAAGCTCTGATGCGATCCCGTTACACTGCATTTGCACTAGGTAGTGTGGATTATCTGATAGCGACAACAGCCGCAGAAAACAGACAACCGGAAGACGCTCCGATAATTGCAGAACAAATGCGTATGACGACCTGGACGGGATTAAAAATAATCAGCAGCCATAATGGCGGGCGCGAGGATAACATAGGCACTGTTGAATTTATCGCCTATTTCGACAGTGAAGGACAATCTGCTGCCCTGCAGGAACGTTCCCGCTTTCGTCAGGAACAGAATCGCTGGTACTACATTGACGGCGATGTAGAAATACGTCGCAGCTGA
- the sbcB gene encoding exodeoxyribonuclease I, whose amino-acid sequence MAKQTFYWHDYETSGADTRRDRPLQFAGIRTDMDLNIIEEPLMIYCSPAEDVLPHPEACLITGLTPQQALREGYCEAEFMQQVHDQLARPGTCGVGYNSIRFDDEITRQALYRNFFDPYAREWQNGCSRWDIIDMMRLTRALRPEGIEWPEYPDGRPSMRLEDLTKANGIDHGNAHDALSDVHATIGMARLVKERQPKLYDYVLNNRSKQSIQNMLDVVTMKPVLHVSSMYPAEWGNLAIVAPVAAHPVNRNSIIVYDLRVDPSAMLAMPQEEIKRLLYTATDDLAPGEARLPLKQLHVNKSPVVAPASMLTTEEANRLGIKGADCRTHLEMLRASRDLKEKLAWVFAEQDFAEDLDPDHMLYGGGFFNDSDKAAMNQIREASPQQLAGMEFAFQDPRLEEMLLRYKARNYPHILDEEQRQRWEEYRKLKLMGPDNGGYLTIPALFERLNVLYQLPETEQKQKDILEELALYAEAIYPSDEVY is encoded by the coding sequence ATGGCTAAGCAAACTTTTTACTGGCATGACTATGAAACCAGTGGTGCCGATACCCGCCGTGACCGGCCATTGCAGTTTGCCGGTATACGTACTGATATGGATCTGAATATCATTGAAGAGCCTTTGATGATTTATTGCAGTCCGGCGGAAGATGTTTTACCTCATCCTGAGGCATGCCTTATTACCGGGTTAACACCTCAGCAAGCTTTACGTGAAGGTTACTGTGAAGCTGAGTTTATGCAGCAGGTGCATGATCAGCTCGCTCGTCCGGGTACTTGTGGTGTTGGCTATAACAGCATCCGCTTTGATGACGAGATTACCCGTCAGGCGTTGTACCGTAATTTTTTTGATCCTTATGCCCGTGAATGGCAAAACGGCTGCTCCCGCTGGGATATCATCGATATGATGCGCTTGACCCGTGCTTTACGGCCAGAAGGTATCGAATGGCCTGAATATCCGGATGGACGGCCGAGTATGCGGCTTGAAGATCTGACTAAAGCCAATGGCATAGATCATGGTAATGCCCATGATGCTTTGTCAGATGTGCATGCCACGATTGGTATGGCCAGGTTGGTTAAAGAGCGACAGCCTAAGTTATATGACTATGTTTTAAATAACCGCTCCAAGCAGTCGATACAGAATATGTTAGATGTAGTTACCATGAAGCCGGTACTACATGTTTCATCAATGTATCCGGCGGAATGGGGAAATTTGGCAATTGTTGCACCCGTAGCGGCTCATCCGGTTAACCGTAACAGCATCATCGTTTACGATTTGAGGGTTGACCCTTCAGCAATGCTGGCAATGCCACAAGAAGAGATTAAACGTCTTTTATATACAGCGACAGATGATCTTGCGCCGGGTGAGGCACGTTTACCCCTGAAGCAGCTGCATGTTAATAAATCGCCTGTTGTTGCGCCAGCAAGCATGCTGACAACAGAAGAGGCGAATCGGCTGGGGATTAAGGGGGCTGATTGCCGTACCCATTTAGAGATGTTGCGTGCTAGTCGGGATTTAAAAGAGAAGCTAGCATGGGTATTTGCAGAGCAGGATTTTGCAGAGGATCTTGACCCGGATCATATGCTGTATGGCGGTGGTTTTTTCAATGATTCTGATAAAGCGGCAATGAATCAGATTCGTGAAGCTTCGCCGCAACAGTTAGCGGGTATGGAGTTTGCGTTTCAGGATCCGCGTTTAGAAGAAATGCTGTTGCGTTATAAAGCGCGTAACTATCCTCATATTTTGGATGAGGAGCAGCGTCAGCGTTGGGAAGAGTACCGTAAGCTGAAGTTGATGGGGCCAGATAATGGCGGCTATCTGACGATTCCAGCACTCTTTGAACGCTTAAATGTCTTGTATCAGTTACCGGAAACGGAACAGAAGCAAAAGGATATCTTGGAAGAACTCGCACTCTATGCGGAGGCGATTTATCCATCTGATGAGGTCTATTAA